Proteins encoded together in one Variovorax paradoxus window:
- a CDS encoding MFS transporter has product MTTKKTDPAARAALFQDRNFRWLITGSAISLLGDQFTLLALPWLVLRLTGDTVALGTVLALVGIPRAVFILLGGAVVDRFSPQRVLMLTKHVNFVLLGLLALGVWQGVLTLPAIYALSLALGISSAFSIPSGTSILPHALAPAQLGAANGVMMGVRQLSMFVGPLAAGVLIALFGDGSGGVQNAGGIAVALALDAFSFALSAWTLAHVKMRTLPADPARHAPIWASMVSGVRHVWGDAQLRTLYLYWGAVAVLVLGPLHIALPVLAESRPGLGASALGVMVGAHGAGTLLGMVVSGLRPGLRIGTLGTSVLLADIAIGLLFVPMGGISAAWQGALLMVLVGVLGGFMQVAVFTWVQKRVPPAMLGRSMSLFMFIFMGLVPVSSAAAGWLLQVVSLPQLFTGAGLLLVAAAVLAWVGTPIRGVDEAVAPVRGAAP; this is encoded by the coding sequence ATGACAACGAAAAAAACAGACCCGGCCGCACGCGCGGCCCTTTTCCAGGACCGCAACTTCCGCTGGCTGATCACCGGCAGCGCCATCTCGCTGCTGGGCGACCAATTCACCCTGCTCGCGCTGCCTTGGCTGGTGCTGCGCCTGACCGGCGACACGGTGGCGCTGGGTACCGTGCTGGCGCTGGTGGGCATTCCGCGCGCCGTATTCATTCTGCTGGGCGGCGCGGTGGTCGACCGCTTCTCGCCGCAGCGCGTGTTGATGCTTACCAAGCACGTCAACTTCGTGCTGCTGGGGCTGCTGGCGCTGGGCGTGTGGCAAGGCGTGCTGACGCTGCCGGCGATCTACGCGTTGTCGCTGGCGCTGGGCATCAGCAGTGCCTTCAGCATCCCGTCGGGCACTTCGATCCTGCCGCACGCGTTGGCGCCCGCGCAGCTGGGCGCCGCCAACGGCGTGATGATGGGCGTGCGCCAGCTGAGCATGTTCGTCGGGCCGCTCGCGGCGGGCGTGCTGATTGCGCTGTTCGGCGATGGCTCGGGTGGCGTACAGAACGCAGGCGGCATTGCGGTGGCCCTCGCGCTCGACGCCTTCAGCTTCGCCCTGTCCGCCTGGACGCTCGCCCACGTAAAGATGCGCACCCTTCCCGCGGACCCCGCGCGGCACGCGCCGATCTGGGCCTCCATGGTCAGCGGCGTGCGGCACGTCTGGGGCGATGCGCAGCTGCGCACGCTCTATCTCTATTGGGGCGCGGTCGCCGTGCTGGTGCTGGGCCCGTTGCACATCGCGCTGCCGGTGCTGGCGGAAAGCCGGCCGGGTCTGGGTGCTTCGGCCCTTGGGGTGATGGTCGGCGCGCATGGCGCCGGCACCTTGCTGGGCATGGTGGTGTCGGGACTGCGGCCGGGGCTGCGCATCGGCACCCTGGGCACCAGCGTGCTGCTGGCCGACATCGCCATCGGGCTGCTGTTTGTGCCCATGGGCGGCATCTCAGCCGCTTGGCAGGGCGCCTTGCTGATGGTGCTGGTGGGCGTGCTCGGCGGCTTCATGCAGGTGGCGGTATTCACCTGGGTGCAAAAGCGCGTGCCGCCGGCAATGCTGGGCCGCTCGATGAGCCTGTTCATGTTCATCTTCATGGGGCTCGTGCCCGTGTCATCGGCGGCGGCGGGGTGGCTGCTGCAGGTGGTGTCGCTGCCGCAGTTGTTCACGGGGGCGGGGTTGCTGCTGGTGGCGGCCGCGGTTCTGGCTTGGGTGGGAACGCCGATTCGCGGGGTCGACGAGGCGGTGGCACCGGTGCGCGGGGCCGCTCCTTAA
- a CDS encoding alpha/beta hydrolase domain-containing protein, whose product MHSNSPNGRRESRLHWLAAAAAMAAVMAAAPAEARVTRIVIDDVAPLTGQAIPYEQIRGRAFGELDPNDPHNSVITDIKLGADTAGGKVRYETSFNLVKPVDMNRVSGFMWHDVPNRGGAGTIVVEERELGDIGLRSGWQADNAGNTGVPANRAAGTNHWVAAPIAKVNGVPVAGEVFARIVNQGGASSKPLMVQANPVPYLPATLDTTKATLKTHLRETVDGVVTEGPAIAAGDWAFAKCDAGNPFPGTPIDIDPANAPGNLPVHICLRNGFDANLLYQVVYPAQNAYVLGVGMAAFRDVGTFFRYEAADDFGTRNPVSGLVKGTAVRGVSQSGNMVRQFIFMGLNQDERNRKVYDGAWPIIAGRRVAANSRWAQPDGVLELYQQGSEGPQWWTDWPDPVRKQPTGSIFSRCSTNDTCPKVIEHFGSAEVYALKLTPEWIGTAGDADIPLPRNVRRYYVPGSHHGGGAGGFTHMPATTTGASCPGNSYGTGTLPANPVPHTEITNVLRLAMRDWVLNGTPPPPSRWPTLAGKTLVEANKKAMGFPSGVPGIPDSIFLPENFAFPVFDYDWGPQFNHSEASGVPTGVPPRIGKAIAMKVPKVDADGNEIDGVPTVLVMAPLGTYLGFNITAAGFHKGQVCNYVGGYVPFARTRAERLASGDPRLSLEERYGSHEGYQAAVRAAAEKASAEGFLLPADRDRLIRQAAESSVLR is encoded by the coding sequence ATGCATTCCAACAGCCCGAACGGGCGCCGCGAGTCGCGTCTGCATTGGCTTGCTGCAGCAGCAGCCATGGCTGCCGTCATGGCCGCCGCGCCGGCCGAGGCCCGTGTCACCCGCATCGTGATCGACGATGTCGCGCCGCTCACCGGGCAGGCGATTCCGTATGAGCAGATTCGCGGGCGGGCCTTTGGCGAGCTCGACCCGAACGATCCGCACAACAGCGTCATTACCGACATCAAGCTGGGCGCGGACACGGCCGGTGGCAAGGTGCGGTATGAAACCTCGTTCAATCTGGTGAAGCCGGTGGACATGAACCGGGTGAGCGGTTTCATGTGGCACGACGTGCCCAACCGCGGCGGCGCGGGCACCATTGTTGTGGAGGAGCGCGAACTGGGCGACATCGGCCTTCGCAGCGGCTGGCAGGCAGACAACGCAGGCAACACGGGCGTGCCGGCCAACCGGGCCGCAGGCACCAATCACTGGGTGGCGGCGCCCATTGCCAAGGTGAACGGCGTACCGGTGGCAGGCGAGGTTTTCGCGCGCATCGTCAACCAGGGCGGCGCAAGTTCGAAGCCGCTGATGGTGCAGGCCAACCCGGTGCCGTATCTTCCTGCCACGCTGGACACCACCAAGGCAACGCTGAAGACGCACCTCAGGGAGACGGTCGACGGCGTTGTTACCGAAGGCCCGGCCATTGCGGCGGGCGACTGGGCGTTTGCAAAGTGCGATGCGGGTAATCCGTTTCCGGGCACGCCCATCGACATCGACCCTGCCAATGCGCCCGGCAATCTGCCGGTGCATATCTGCTTGCGCAACGGCTTTGATGCCAACCTGCTGTACCAGGTGGTGTACCCGGCGCAAAACGCCTACGTCCTGGGCGTGGGCATGGCAGCGTTCCGCGACGTGGGCACTTTCTTTCGCTACGAGGCGGCCGACGACTTCGGCACGCGCAATCCGGTGTCGGGTTTGGTCAAGGGCACGGCGGTGCGGGGTGTGTCGCAGTCCGGAAACATGGTGCGGCAGTTCATCTTCATGGGCCTGAACCAGGACGAGCGCAACCGCAAGGTGTACGACGGGGCGTGGCCCATCATCGCGGGCCGCCGGGTTGCGGCCAACTCGCGCTGGGCGCAGCCGGACGGCGTGCTGGAGCTTTACCAGCAGGGCAGCGAAGGCCCGCAGTGGTGGACGGACTGGCCTGACCCGGTGCGCAAGCAACCCACAGGCAGCATCTTTTCCCGCTGCAGCACCAATGACACGTGTCCGAAGGTGATCGAGCATTTCGGTTCGGCCGAGGTGTATGCGCTGAAGCTCACGCCCGAGTGGATCGGCACGGCGGGCGATGCGGATATTCCGCTGCCGCGCAACGTGCGGCGCTACTACGTGCCGGGCTCTCACCATGGCGGCGGCGCGGGCGGCTTTACGCACATGCCGGCAACCACCACCGGCGCAAGCTGCCCCGGCAACAGCTATGGCACCGGCACGCTGCCGGCAAATCCGGTGCCGCACACAGAAATCACCAACGTGCTGCGCCTGGCCATGCGCGACTGGGTGCTGAACGGAACACCGCCTCCGCCCAGCCGCTGGCCCACGCTTGCGGGCAAGACGCTGGTCGAGGCCAACAAGAAGGCAATGGGCTTTCCGAGCGGTGTGCCCGGCATTCCAGATTCGATCTTCTTGCCGGAGAACTTTGCGTTTCCGGTGTTCGACTACGACTGGGGGCCGCAATTCAACCACTCTGAAGCCTCTGGCGTACCGACTGGCGTGCCGCCGCGCATCGGGAAGGCAATTGCCATGAAGGTGCCGAAGGTCGACGCCGACGGCAACGAGATAGACGGCGTACCGACCGTACTCGTGATGGCGCCGCTGGGCACCTACCTGGGCTTCAACATCACCGCCGCGGGCTTCCACAAGGGGCAGGTGTGCAACTACGTGGGCGGCTACGTGCCGTTTGCGCGCACGCGTGCCGAGCGCCTTGCGAGCGGCGACCCGCGCCTTTCGCTCGAAGAACGCTATGGCAGCCACGAGGGCTACCAGGCGGCAGTGCGCGCGGCGGCCGAGAAGGCGTCTGCCGAAGGCTTTCTTCTGCCCGCGGATCGGGATCGGCTCATCAGGCAGGCGGCCGAGAGTTCTGTGCTGCGTTGA